From the genome of Miscanthus floridulus cultivar M001 chromosome 10, ASM1932011v1, whole genome shotgun sequence, one region includes:
- the LOC136484788 gene encoding auxin-responsive protein IAA27-like codes for MLNLVSFETPPLGRQERSANTTITATATAAIRGKEESSSNTCFHGHLDLSLGISLSHGGGGGCDASSCDGSKESFGGRQGSRDDKDNIRFMNSGTTTANVITAGHRHHVVDLTALSGSGGGGWAAAFMPSPTGFMHPWSLAARQQKAAAEQDRTPPTTYLSSDDRVATSPSAVGWPPVHTTRRNIVTAMQVTKTGATAADGPESTTTPHAAAGGEKNVVAPPMTDSTVVATLRPAPANMFAKVHMEGYAIGRKINLRAQGGYDSLSRVLTNMTTNFFCPADCSGAGTGEKDAPNSDKFIFLYEDFEGDRMLVGDVPWELFLASAKRLYIVRNPAQSDKGQGEGDRKYKTKEPTND; via the exons ATGCTGAATCTAGTATCATTTGAGACGCCGCCTCTTGGAAGGCAGGAGAGATCAGCTAATACTACCATCACCGCAACCGCAACAGCGGCCATCAGGGGAAAGGAAGAAAGCTCCAGCAACACTTGCTTCCATGGACATCTGGACCTCAGTCTTGGCATCTCCTTGTCtcatggtggtggcggcggctgcgACGCATCCAGCTGTGATGGAAGCAAGGAGAGCTTTGGTGGTCGACAGGGAAGCCGTGATGACAAGGACAACATTCGTTTCATGAACAGCGGCACCACCACTGCAAATGTGATTACCGCAGGGCACCGCCATCATGTCGTTGATTTGACGGCATTATCAGGATCAGGAGGAGGTGGCTGGGCAGCGGCGTTCATGCCGAGTCCGACCGGCTTCATGCATCCATGGAGCCTCGCCGCACGGCAGCAGAAGGCTGCTGCCGAGCAAGACCGGACGCCTCCTACCACTTACCTGTCAAG TGATGACCGTGTGGCCACATCGCCGTCGGCCGTCGGCTGGCCGCCGGTGCACACCACCCGGCGCAACATCGTCACCGCCATGCAAGTAACCAAGActggcgccaccgccgccgacggACCCGAAAGCACGACGACGCCGCACGCCGCAGCCGGCGGCGAGAAGAACGTGGTGGCGCCACCGATGACGGACAGCACGGTGGTGGCGACACTACGGCCGGCGCCGGCGAACATGTTCGCCAAGGTGCACATGGAGGGCTACGCGATTGGCAGGAAGATCAACCTGAGGGCCCAAGGCGGCTACGACTCCCTCTCCAGGGTGCTCACCAACATGACAACAAACTTCTTCTGCC CCGCAGACTGTTCAGGTGCAGGCACGGGAGAAAAAGATGCTCCTAATAGTGACAAGTTCATATTCCTGTATGAAGACTTTgagggtgaccgaatgctggttGGTGACGTTCCATGGGA ATTATTCCTAGCGTCTGCTAAAAGATTGTACATTGTCCGAAACCCAGCACAAAGTGACAAAG GTCAAGGTGAAGGTGACAGAAAATATAAAACCAAAGAACCAACAAATGACTGA